The following proteins are co-located in the Tripterygium wilfordii isolate XIE 37 chromosome 2, ASM1340144v1, whole genome shotgun sequence genome:
- the LOC120012573 gene encoding glycine-rich RNA-binding protein 2, mitochondrial-like: MHSWNLYVPLSRVPTFSRWLSVRHACTKLFVGGLCYDTNEAILKDAFGQHGEIVEVKVICDHVSGKSKGFGFVKFTSESAASTALKEMDGQLLDGRNIRVHYAHKG, from the exons ATGCATAGCTGGAATCTCTACGTTCCTCTCTCACGTGTTCCCACCTTCTCCAGATGGCTATCAGTTCGTCACGCCTGCACCAAATTATTTGTTGGAG GTCTTTGCTATGATACTAATGAAGCTATTCTAAAGGATGCTTTTGGACAGCATGGTGAAATAGTTGAAG TTAAAGTGATATGTGATCATGTGAGTGGCAAGTCGAAGGGGTTTGGGTTTGTGAAGTTCACTAGTGAAAGTGCAGCCTCCACAGCTTTAAAAGAAATGGATGGTCAG TTGTTGGATGGAAGAAACATTCGGGTACATTATGCGCACAAGGGGTAG
- the LOC120012559 gene encoding ras-related protein RABE1c-like, translating to MAAPPARARADYDYLIKLLLIGDSGVGKSCLLLRFSDGSFTTSFITTIGIDFKIRTIELDGKRIKLQIWDTAGQERFRTITTAYYRGAMGILLVYDVTDESSFNNIRNWIRNIEQHASDNVNKILVGNKADMDESKRAVPTSKGQALADEYGIKFFETSAKTNLNVEQVFFSIAKDIKQRLADTDSRAEPTAIKINQPDQGAGAGQAAQKSACCGS from the exons atggcTGCTCCACCTGCAAGGGCTAGAGCCGACTACGATTACCTCATAAAGCTTTTATTGATCGGCGACAGCG GTGTGGGTAAGAGTTGCCTTCTTTTGCGTTTCTCAGATGGATCTTTCACCACAAGTTTTATCACTACCATCGG CATTGATTTCAAAATAAGAACAATTGAGCTTGATGGCAAACGAATCAAGCTTCAAATATGGGATACAGCTGGTCAGGAGCGTTTCCGAACAATCACAACTG CTTACTATCGTGGAGCCATGGGCATTTTGCTGGTTTATGATGTCACTGATGAATCATCTTTTAACA ATATTAGGAACTGGATTCGCAACATTGAACAGCATGCTTCTGATAATGTCAACAAGATATTGGTAGGGAACAAGGCTGACATGGATGAAAGCAAGAGG GCTGTTCCTACCTCCAAAGGCCAAGCACTAGCTGATGAGTACGGGATCAAATTCTTTGAAACT AGTGCAAAGACGAATCTCAACGTGGAACAGGTTTTCTTTTCAATTGCAAAGGATATAAAGCAAAGACTTGCTGACACTGATTCTCGGGCTGAG CCTACCGCTATCAAGATCAATCAACCAGACCAGGGAGCTGGGGCAGGACAAGCAGCTCAAAAATCAGCTTGCTGTGGTTcttaa
- the LOC120012544 gene encoding uncharacterized protein LOC120012544 isoform X1 produces the protein MNKSFWMAKGDGHITDAGSAFDSSSIIEQKRAHQWFGNAAESELFPNKKQAIQTPNNKSSLGISTANFGSWHSGFQSAPNQLIDRLFGSETSVNFAEGNVSPVGMNDSRIGRKSIDDHFDDASIDLSISQAIEDSATCLSYGGFRKAKISPIRDSDNGMATQKKHSFNRERCSDISAVQAFSRENESDFISMSQAYDKGDDNITLMGHLYNRGDTHIGLAGSAYVKGDENVISIVDTFSKGDANMISFGGFHDEHDIMHVGRPISGYDPSYNHSSGQTSDAPARGEKEFDASNVNAVIDATPIAKPRPESASKSKPEFKTTKKEAPNSFPSNVRSLISTGMLDGVPVKYISLSREELRGVIKGSGYLCGCQSCNYSKVLNAYEFERHATCKTKHPNNHIYFENGKTIYQIVQELRSTPESLLFDTIQTVFGAPINQKAFRIWKESFQAATRELQRIYGKEELNL, from the exons ATG aaCAAGAGTTTTTGGATGGCGAAGGGTGATGGACATATAACTGATGCAGGCTCAGCATTTGATAGTTCATCcataattgaacaaaaacgggCTCATCagtggtttgggaatgctgcgGAGTCGGAGCTGTTTCCGAACAAGAAGCAAGCAATACAAACTCCAAATAACAAATCAAGTTTGGGAATTTCTACCGCGAATTTTGGATCTTGGCATTCTGGTTTCCAATCTGCCCCAAACCAACTCATCGACCGCTTGTTTGGGTCTGAAACATCTGTAAATTTTGCTGAAGGGAATGTATCTCCTGTTGGAATGAATGACTCGAGAATAGGAAGAAAGAGTATTGATGACCACTTTGATGACGCGTCGATTGATTTATCGATATCGCAGGctattgaagattcggcaacaTGTCTAAGCTACGGTGGTTTCAGAAAAGCAAAAATCAGTCCAATTAGGGATTCTGATAATGGTATGGCTACTCAAAAGAAACACAGTTTCAATAGGGAAAGGTGCAGTGACATCTCTGCAGTTCAGGCATTTAGCAGGGAAAATGAAAGTGATTTTATATCTATGTCTCAGGCCTATGATAAGGGGGATGACAATATTACATTAATGGGCCATCTCTACAATAGAGGGGACACCCATATTGGTTTGGCAGGTTCTGCATATGTCAAGGGAGATGAAAATGTCATATCAATTGTGGACACTTTTAGTAAGGGGGatgcaaatatgatatcatTTGGAGGATTTCACGATGAACATGATATTATGCATGTGGGCAGGCCCATCAGTGGGTATGACCCATCATATAATCATTCTTCGGGTCAAACATCAGATGCACCTGCACGAGGTGAGAAAGAGTTCGATGCATCAAATGTAAATGCAGTTATAGATGCTACCCCAATAGCAAAACCAAGACCTGAATCTGCTTCCAAAAGTAAGCCAGAgtttaaaacaacaaaaaaagaggCTCCAAATAGCTTCCCTTCAAATGTCAGAAGTTTGATTTCAACTGGTATGCTTGATGGAGTGCCTGTAAAGTACATATCCTTATCGAGGGAG GAGCTTCGCGGAGTTATAAAAGGTTCTGGCTATCTTTGTGGATGTCAATCATGTAACTATTCAAAG GTGCTTAATGCATATGAGTTCGAGCGGCATGCTACTTGCAAGACAAAACACCCAAACAATCATATATACTTTGAAAATGGGAAAACTATCTATCAGATTGTACAAGAGTTAAGGAGCACACCTGAAAGCTTGTTGTTTGATACAATTCAAACTGTGTTTGGTGCACCAATCAATCAGAAAGCCTTTCGTATCTGGAAAG AATCTTTTCAGGCTGCTACTCGAGAGCTTCAGCGTATATATGGGAAGGAAGAACTAAACTTATAG
- the LOC120012544 gene encoding uncharacterized protein LOC120012544 isoform X2, translated as MAKGDGHITDAGSAFDSSSIIEQKRAHQWFGNAAESELFPNKKQAIQTPNNKSSLGISTANFGSWHSGFQSAPNQLIDRLFGSETSVNFAEGNVSPVGMNDSRIGRKSIDDHFDDASIDLSISQAIEDSATCLSYGGFRKAKISPIRDSDNGMATQKKHSFNRERCSDISAVQAFSRENESDFISMSQAYDKGDDNITLMGHLYNRGDTHIGLAGSAYVKGDENVISIVDTFSKGDANMISFGGFHDEHDIMHVGRPISGYDPSYNHSSGQTSDAPARGEKEFDASNVNAVIDATPIAKPRPESASKSKPEFKTTKKEAPNSFPSNVRSLISTGMLDGVPVKYISLSREELRGVIKGSGYLCGCQSCNYSKVLNAYEFERHATCKTKHPNNHIYFENGKTIYQIVQELRSTPESLLFDTIQTVFGAPINQKAFRIWKESFQAATRELQRIYGKEELNL; from the exons ATGGCGAAGGGTGATGGACATATAACTGATGCAGGCTCAGCATTTGATAGTTCATCcataattgaacaaaaacgggCTCATCagtggtttgggaatgctgcgGAGTCGGAGCTGTTTCCGAACAAGAAGCAAGCAATACAAACTCCAAATAACAAATCAAGTTTGGGAATTTCTACCGCGAATTTTGGATCTTGGCATTCTGGTTTCCAATCTGCCCCAAACCAACTCATCGACCGCTTGTTTGGGTCTGAAACATCTGTAAATTTTGCTGAAGGGAATGTATCTCCTGTTGGAATGAATGACTCGAGAATAGGAAGAAAGAGTATTGATGACCACTTTGATGACGCGTCGATTGATTTATCGATATCGCAGGctattgaagattcggcaacaTGTCTAAGCTACGGTGGTTTCAGAAAAGCAAAAATCAGTCCAATTAGGGATTCTGATAATGGTATGGCTACTCAAAAGAAACACAGTTTCAATAGGGAAAGGTGCAGTGACATCTCTGCAGTTCAGGCATTTAGCAGGGAAAATGAAAGTGATTTTATATCTATGTCTCAGGCCTATGATAAGGGGGATGACAATATTACATTAATGGGCCATCTCTACAATAGAGGGGACACCCATATTGGTTTGGCAGGTTCTGCATATGTCAAGGGAGATGAAAATGTCATATCAATTGTGGACACTTTTAGTAAGGGGGatgcaaatatgatatcatTTGGAGGATTTCACGATGAACATGATATTATGCATGTGGGCAGGCCCATCAGTGGGTATGACCCATCATATAATCATTCTTCGGGTCAAACATCAGATGCACCTGCACGAGGTGAGAAAGAGTTCGATGCATCAAATGTAAATGCAGTTATAGATGCTACCCCAATAGCAAAACCAAGACCTGAATCTGCTTCCAAAAGTAAGCCAGAgtttaaaacaacaaaaaaagaggCTCCAAATAGCTTCCCTTCAAATGTCAGAAGTTTGATTTCAACTGGTATGCTTGATGGAGTGCCTGTAAAGTACATATCCTTATCGAGGGAG GAGCTTCGCGGAGTTATAAAAGGTTCTGGCTATCTTTGTGGATGTCAATCATGTAACTATTCAAAG GTGCTTAATGCATATGAGTTCGAGCGGCATGCTACTTGCAAGACAAAACACCCAAACAATCATATATACTTTGAAAATGGGAAAACTATCTATCAGATTGTACAAGAGTTAAGGAGCACACCTGAAAGCTTGTTGTTTGATACAATTCAAACTGTGTTTGGTGCACCAATCAATCAGAAAGCCTTTCGTATCTGGAAAG AATCTTTTCAGGCTGCTACTCGAGAGCTTCAGCGTATATATGGGAAGGAAGAACTAAACTTATAG